The sequence below is a genomic window from Halococcus salsus.
GCCGTGTCCACCAGCCCCTCGCGGCCACCCATCGCGTGGAAGAAGAACTCACGCGGGGTGAGCCCGCCACGGTAGGAGTGCTCGACGAAGCCGTGGGCCTCAGCCGAGAGGTCGTCCTCCTGGTAGTGCGAGAGCGTGCGGTCCTCGTAGCCGCGGTTGATCCGCTCGCCCCTGACCGCCTGCTGACCGACACACGCCGCCATCTGGGTGAGGTTGAGCATCGAACCACGCGCACCCGACTCGGCCATGACCACGGCCGGGTTGTCGCGCGCGAAGTGGTCCTCCGCGATGTCACCGGCGGAGTCGCGGGCCTTCCCGAGCGTCTGCATGATCTTCATCTCGAGGGTTTCGTCCACCGTGCGGCTCGGTAGGCTCTCGAGGTCGCCGTTCTCGTAGGTCTCGATCAGCTCGTCGATCCGCTCGTAGGCGTTGGCCATGCTCTCGTCGATCTGGGCCTCGGCCTCGTTGGGGATCGACTCGTCGTCGATACCGAGCGAGAACCCGAAGTGCATGATCGCCCGCATCGCGAGCGAGGCCACCTCGTTGATGAACACTCGGGCTCTCGTCTCGCTGTACTGCTTGACGATCGTATCGACGACCTCGCCGCCGAACGCGCCGACCGCGTCCTCGTCGACGGTGCCCTCGATGAGCTGGCCGCCCTCGATCACCACGGTGTCGCCGGTCGAGCTCGTGAACTCGAGGTCGAGACCGTTGGGCAAGAGCTCGGAGAAGATCGTCCGACCCGTCCACAACGGTCTCCCCTGGTCGTCCTCGCCGTCGGGGTCGGGCAGCGTATCGACCCCGGTGGCGCGGAGCAGGTCGAGCGCCTGGGTCTCGTTGAACGACGGCACCCCACCGGTCTCGGGGTCGTCGTGCGTGAGGAGATAGGTCCCCGAGACGTGGTCCTGGATCGCGCCGATGATGTTCTCACCGAAGCGCGGGCTCAGGATCTGCTCTTGGACCCGCATCAGCACGCGGGCCTCCGCACGCGCCTCCTCGTTCTGGAGGGCGTGCATGTTCATCTCGTCGCCGTCGAAGTCGGCGTTGTACGGCGGACACACCACAGTGTTCAGCCGGAAGGTCTTGTACGGCATCACGACCACCTCGTGGGCCATGATACTCATTCGGTGGAGCGACGGCTGGCGGTTGAAGATCACGATGTCCCCATCCGTGAGGTGGCGCTGGACCTGCCAGCCGGGCTCGATGCGCTCGGCCAGCTCCTCCTTCGCCTGTTCGAGGATCTTCATCACCTTGCCGTCGGGGCGGATCACCCGGTTCGCGCCGGGGTGGACCTCCGCACCGTTGCGAACGTACTGGCGCGCCTCCTCGATGTTGCGCTCGTTGACGTTCATCGTCTGGGTCATCTCGCTCGCGACCCGTTCGGGGACCCCGACCTCGTTGAGGCTCAGGGTCGGGTCCGGCGAAATGACTGTGCGAGCCGAGAAGTTCACGCGCTTCCCGGAGAGCGAACCACGGAAACGACCTTCCTTCCCCTTGAGCCGCTGGGAGAGGGTCTTCAGGGGCCGGCCGGAGCGGTGGCGTGCCGGCGGCGTCCCGCTGATCTCGTTGTCCATGAAGGTCGTGACGTGGTACTGGAGGAGTTCCCAGAGGTCCTCGATGATGAGTTGCGGAGCGCCGGCCTCGCGGTTCTCCATGAACCGCTGGTTGATCCGGATGATGTCGACCAGCTTGTGGGTGAGGTCGTCCTCACTCCGCTGGCCGTTGTCGAGCGTGATCGAGGGCCGTGCGGTGACCGGCGGCACCGGCAGCACGGTCAAAACCATCCACTCGGGTCGCGAGCGCTCGGCGTTGATGCCGAGGACGCCCACGTCCTCGTCCGGGATGTCCTC
It includes:
- a CDS encoding DNA-directed RNA polymerase subunit A' — protein: MSTNATPKEIGAIDFGLMNPEEYREMSATKIITADTYDDDGYPIDMGLMDPRLGVIDPGLECSTCGQHSGSCNGHFGHIELAAPVIHVGFTKLIRRLLRGTCRECSRLLLDSAEREEFATRLQRARELDNDVNDVTKAAIRQARKKDRCPYCGEEQYDIQHEKPTTYYEVQDVLAADYPQLIAAAMQPDEEEDEPGTSPQELADETDIELSRINQILGGEFRPREESRKAIERALSVDLSEEDLNKLMPSDIRDWFEDIPDEDVGVLGINAERSRPEWMVLTVLPVPPVTARPSITLDNGQRSEDDLTHKLVDIIRINQRFMENREAGAPQLIIEDLWELLQYHVTTFMDNEISGTPPARHRSGRPLKTLSQRLKGKEGRFRGSLSGKRVNFSARTVISPDPTLSLNEVGVPERVASEMTQTMNVNERNIEEARQYVRNGAEVHPGANRVIRPDGKVMKILEQAKEELAERIEPGWQVQRHLTDGDIVIFNRQPSLHRMSIMAHEVVVMPYKTFRLNTVVCPPYNADFDGDEMNMHALQNEEARAEARVLMRVQEQILSPRFGENIIGAIQDHVSGTYLLTHDDPETGGVPSFNETQALDLLRATGVDTLPDPDGEDDQGRPLWTGRTIFSELLPNGLDLEFTSSTGDTVVIEGGQLIEGTVDEDAVGAFGGEVVDTIVKQYSETRARVFINEVASLAMRAIMHFGFSLGIDDESIPNEAEAQIDESMANAYERIDELIETYENGDLESLPSRTVDETLEMKIMQTLGKARDSAGDIAEDHFARDNPAVVMAESGARGSMLNLTQMAACVGQQAVRGERINRGYEDRTLSHYQEDDLSAEAHGFVEHSYRGGLTPREFFFHAMGGREGLVDTAVRTSKSGYLQRRLINALNELETQYDGTVRDTSDNIVQFEFGEDNTSPVKVSSGVDNEIDVDEIADRVLAAEFEDDGETFAQPTNLSEHADARTTDRATTSDAPIDVPEVSDD